One stretch of Brachyhypopomus gauderio isolate BG-103 chromosome 8, BGAUD_0.2, whole genome shotgun sequence DNA includes these proteins:
- the iqcb1 gene encoding IQ calmodulin-binding motif-containing protein 1 isoform X3, with protein sequence MEWSKENTDEIFYLQSLEKSPESFTKVLSGLSDLLARRSVGDQRELETCKQELYSSGVLEYCCAALRFSPAQIEGSYASLTRMADIVSTCCVGIGLVRDEVFHHRFLPSVVENVLCLAHRLVRRATGERKMKMIRLFKKVFDSLMWILRAYSYLIPCVLQSKHYENVQMSEDDEIWAVTLTMWYSLLRANSTLVSEVGLKPLTGVTDDIVYKMSSSSNPVIGGTAIKTLLLILEQHRPSLQLLRKHYKGLEDLVWKDWRGKGFDPALEQLIDQLQSEAPENVLQQHSSEERVQAACVIQAVWRAHRTRCRIKNLPRAVSALQRSFRERRQRQQQDTEKRHVEEELRVNVQLRRQRAIRHFHQRQLHLMEILPADQVARYLGELETRAAVLIQRVWRGHRARLGFQRCRYQLRQHKAAVTLQRAVLRFLQRRRSQRIILAPWKDPRGLTDVRRTELRRQIEEHVSLYPVSVNTASVTQLRP encoded by the exons ATGGAGTGGTCAAAGGAAAACACAGATGAAATATTCTACCTCCAAAGTCTGGAAAAATCACCAGAGAGTTTTACGAAGGTACTATCAGGGCTGAGTG ATCTCCTAGCAAGAAGGTCTGTGGGAGACCAACGTGAACTAGAAACGTGTAAACAGGAGCTCTACAGCAGTGGAGTGCTGGAGTACTGTTGTGCTGCCCTGAGGTTCAGTCCTGCTCAGATAGAAGGAAGTTATGCCTCCCTCACACGGATGGCAGACATTGTCAG CACGTGCTGTGTGGGTATTGGTCTCGTGAGAGATGAAGTGTTCCATCACCGCTTTCTTCCGTCAGTGGTGGAAAACGTTCTGTGCCTCGCGCACCGTCTCGTGCGAAGAGCGACAGGG GAAAGAAAAATGAAGATGATTCGTCTCTTTAAGAAAGTGTTTGATTCTCTAATGTGGATTCTGAGGGCCTACAGTTATTTAATTCCCTGTG TCCTCCAATCCAAACATTATGAGAACGTGCAAATGAGTGAGGACGATGAGATCTGGGCTGTTACGCTAACGATGTGGTACAGTCTGCTCAGGGCAAACAG CACGTTGGTGTCTGAGGTGGGGCTCAAACCCTTGACCGGTGTCACTGATGACATCGTGTACAAAATGTCCAGCAGTTCCAACCCTGTGATTGGAGGCACCGCCATCAAAACGTTGTTGCTGATCCTAGAGCAACACAGACCCTCCCTCCAGCTTCTCCGCAAACACTATAAAG GGCTGGAGGATCTGGTGTGGAAGGACTGGCGTGGGAAGGGATTCGATCCCGCGCTGGAGCAGCTCATAGATCAGCTTCAGTCAGAAGCTCCTGAAAACGTCCTGCAACAG CACTCATCTGAGGAGAGAGTTCAAGCAGCATGTGTGATCCAGGCAGTCTGGAGAGCCCATCGGACCAGGTGCAGAATAAAGAACCTCCCCAGGGCTGTGAGTGCATTACAGCGCAGCTTCAG ggagaggCGTCAGCGGCAGCAGCAGGACACAGAGAAGCGTCATGTGGAGGAGGAACTGCGTGTTAATGTGCAGCTGCGTAGACAGAGGGCCATTCGCCACTTCCACCAGCGCCAGCTCCATCTGATGGAGATCTTACctgcag accAGGTGGCCCGTTACCTGGGTGAACTAGAGACCCGAGCAGCTGTGCTGATCCAGAGAGTTTGGCGAGGACACCGGGCCAGACTGGGTTTCCAGCGGTGCCGGTACCAGCTCCGACAGCACAAAGCTGCCGTCACCCTGCAGAGAGCC gtccTGAGGTTCCTACAGCGACGGAGATCTCAGAGGATCATTCTGGCTCCGTGGAAAGACCCCAGAGGCCTGACTGATGTCAGGAGGACAGAGCTGCGTAGACAGATTGAAGAGCACGTCTCCCTTTACCCCGTAAGTGTGAACACTGC CTCCGTCACACAGCTCCGACCCTGA
- the iqcb1 gene encoding IQ calmodulin-binding motif-containing protein 1 isoform X1, with protein MEWSKENTDEIFYLQSLEKSPESFTKVLSGLSDLLARRSVGDQRELETCKQELYSSGVLEYCCAALRFSPAQIEGSYASLTRMADIVSTCCVGIGLVRDEVFHHRFLPSVVENVLCLAHRLVRRATGERKMKMIRLFKKVFDSLMWILRAYSYLIPCVLQSKHYENVQMSEDDEIWAVTLTMWYSLLRANSTLVSEVGLKPLTGVTDDIVYKMSSSSNPVIGGTAIKTLLLILEQHRPSLQLLRKHYKGLEDLVWKDWRGKGFDPALEQLIDQLQSEAPENVLQQHSSEERVQAACVIQAVWRAHRTRCRIKNLPRAVSALQRSFRERRQRQQQDTEKRHVEEELRVNVQLRRQRAIRHFHQRQLHLMEILPADQVARYLGELETRAAVLIQRVWRGHRARLGFQRCRYQLRQHKAAVTLQRAVLRFLQRRRSQRIILAPWKDPRGLTDVRRTELRRQIEEHVSLYPSSVVSPEGALELHEKAQSMLQQHLMTRASDQAQEQHRQALLAQINTDLELLLNAPSLKGVGSEDSGLFLSRSVPVAMRARQSHNALLQSMRLPWWKTLGGEFSGPDSFSQKDYNGDFDSLYLGDS; from the exons ATGGAGTGGTCAAAGGAAAACACAGATGAAATATTCTACCTCCAAAGTCTGGAAAAATCACCAGAGAGTTTTACGAAGGTACTATCAGGGCTGAGTG ATCTCCTAGCAAGAAGGTCTGTGGGAGACCAACGTGAACTAGAAACGTGTAAACAGGAGCTCTACAGCAGTGGAGTGCTGGAGTACTGTTGTGCTGCCCTGAGGTTCAGTCCTGCTCAGATAGAAGGAAGTTATGCCTCCCTCACACGGATGGCAGACATTGTCAG CACGTGCTGTGTGGGTATTGGTCTCGTGAGAGATGAAGTGTTCCATCACCGCTTTCTTCCGTCAGTGGTGGAAAACGTTCTGTGCCTCGCGCACCGTCTCGTGCGAAGAGCGACAGGG GAAAGAAAAATGAAGATGATTCGTCTCTTTAAGAAAGTGTTTGATTCTCTAATGTGGATTCTGAGGGCCTACAGTTATTTAATTCCCTGTG TCCTCCAATCCAAACATTATGAGAACGTGCAAATGAGTGAGGACGATGAGATCTGGGCTGTTACGCTAACGATGTGGTACAGTCTGCTCAGGGCAAACAG CACGTTGGTGTCTGAGGTGGGGCTCAAACCCTTGACCGGTGTCACTGATGACATCGTGTACAAAATGTCCAGCAGTTCCAACCCTGTGATTGGAGGCACCGCCATCAAAACGTTGTTGCTGATCCTAGAGCAACACAGACCCTCCCTCCAGCTTCTCCGCAAACACTATAAAG GGCTGGAGGATCTGGTGTGGAAGGACTGGCGTGGGAAGGGATTCGATCCCGCGCTGGAGCAGCTCATAGATCAGCTTCAGTCAGAAGCTCCTGAAAACGTCCTGCAACAG CACTCATCTGAGGAGAGAGTTCAAGCAGCATGTGTGATCCAGGCAGTCTGGAGAGCCCATCGGACCAGGTGCAGAATAAAGAACCTCCCCAGGGCTGTGAGTGCATTACAGCGCAGCTTCAG ggagaggCGTCAGCGGCAGCAGCAGGACACAGAGAAGCGTCATGTGGAGGAGGAACTGCGTGTTAATGTGCAGCTGCGTAGACAGAGGGCCATTCGCCACTTCCACCAGCGCCAGCTCCATCTGATGGAGATCTTACctgcag accAGGTGGCCCGTTACCTGGGTGAACTAGAGACCCGAGCAGCTGTGCTGATCCAGAGAGTTTGGCGAGGACACCGGGCCAGACTGGGTTTCCAGCGGTGCCGGTACCAGCTCCGACAGCACAAAGCTGCCGTCACCCTGCAGAGAGCC gtccTGAGGTTCCTACAGCGACGGAGATCTCAGAGGATCATTCTGGCTCCGTGGAAAGACCCCAGAGGCCTGACTGATGTCAGGAGGACAGAGCTGCGTAGACAGATTGAAGAGCACGTCTCCCTTTACCCC TCCTCCGTGGTGTCACCAGAGGGAGCCCTAGAGCTCCACGAGAAAGCCCAGAGCATGCTGCAGCAGCACCTGATGACAAGAGCCTCTGATCAGGCACAGGAGCAGCACAGACAGGCCCTCCTGGCCCAGATCAACACAGACCTGGAGCTCCTGCTTA acgcTCCCTCTCTGAAAGGCGTCGGCAGCGAAGACTCCGGTCTCTTCCTAAGCCGGTCAGTCCCTGTGGCCATGCGGGCAAGACAgtcccacaatgcattactCCAGAGTATGCGCCTGCCCTGGTGGAAAACTCTGGGAGGTGAATTTTCCGGTCCAGACTCGTTTTCTCAGAAGGACTATAATGGAGATTTTGACTCTTTATACCTGGGTGACAGTTGA
- the iqcb1 gene encoding IQ calmodulin-binding motif-containing protein 1 isoform X2: MEWSKENTDEIFYLQSLEKSPESFTKVLSGLSDLLARRSVGDQRELETCKQELYSSGVLEYCCAALRFSPAQIEGSYASLTRMADIVSTCCVGIGLVRDEVFHHRFLPSVVENVLCLAHRLVRRATGERKMKMIRLFKKVFDSLMWILRAYSYLIPCVLQSKHYENVQMSEDDEIWAVTLTMWYSLLRANSTLVSEVGLKPLTGVTDDIVYKMSSSSNPVIGGTAIKTLLLILEQHRPSLQLLRKHYKGLEDLVWKDWRGKGFDPALEQLIDQLQSEAPENVLQQHSSEERVQAACVIQAVWRAHRTRCRIKNLPRAVSALQRSFRERRQRQQQDTEKRHVEEELRVNVQLRRQRAIRHFHQRQLHLMEILPADQVARYLGELETRAAVLIQRVWRGHRARLGFQRCRYQLRQHKAAVTLQRAVLRFLQRRRSQRIILAPWKDPRGLTDVRRTELRRQIEEHVSLYPSSVVSPEGALELHEKAQSMLQQHLMTRASDQAQEQHRQALLAQINTDLELLLSKQDSISYQYLTANAVLRTTLTLPL; this comes from the exons ATGGAGTGGTCAAAGGAAAACACAGATGAAATATTCTACCTCCAAAGTCTGGAAAAATCACCAGAGAGTTTTACGAAGGTACTATCAGGGCTGAGTG ATCTCCTAGCAAGAAGGTCTGTGGGAGACCAACGTGAACTAGAAACGTGTAAACAGGAGCTCTACAGCAGTGGAGTGCTGGAGTACTGTTGTGCTGCCCTGAGGTTCAGTCCTGCTCAGATAGAAGGAAGTTATGCCTCCCTCACACGGATGGCAGACATTGTCAG CACGTGCTGTGTGGGTATTGGTCTCGTGAGAGATGAAGTGTTCCATCACCGCTTTCTTCCGTCAGTGGTGGAAAACGTTCTGTGCCTCGCGCACCGTCTCGTGCGAAGAGCGACAGGG GAAAGAAAAATGAAGATGATTCGTCTCTTTAAGAAAGTGTTTGATTCTCTAATGTGGATTCTGAGGGCCTACAGTTATTTAATTCCCTGTG TCCTCCAATCCAAACATTATGAGAACGTGCAAATGAGTGAGGACGATGAGATCTGGGCTGTTACGCTAACGATGTGGTACAGTCTGCTCAGGGCAAACAG CACGTTGGTGTCTGAGGTGGGGCTCAAACCCTTGACCGGTGTCACTGATGACATCGTGTACAAAATGTCCAGCAGTTCCAACCCTGTGATTGGAGGCACCGCCATCAAAACGTTGTTGCTGATCCTAGAGCAACACAGACCCTCCCTCCAGCTTCTCCGCAAACACTATAAAG GGCTGGAGGATCTGGTGTGGAAGGACTGGCGTGGGAAGGGATTCGATCCCGCGCTGGAGCAGCTCATAGATCAGCTTCAGTCAGAAGCTCCTGAAAACGTCCTGCAACAG CACTCATCTGAGGAGAGAGTTCAAGCAGCATGTGTGATCCAGGCAGTCTGGAGAGCCCATCGGACCAGGTGCAGAATAAAGAACCTCCCCAGGGCTGTGAGTGCATTACAGCGCAGCTTCAG ggagaggCGTCAGCGGCAGCAGCAGGACACAGAGAAGCGTCATGTGGAGGAGGAACTGCGTGTTAATGTGCAGCTGCGTAGACAGAGGGCCATTCGCCACTTCCACCAGCGCCAGCTCCATCTGATGGAGATCTTACctgcag accAGGTGGCCCGTTACCTGGGTGAACTAGAGACCCGAGCAGCTGTGCTGATCCAGAGAGTTTGGCGAGGACACCGGGCCAGACTGGGTTTCCAGCGGTGCCGGTACCAGCTCCGACAGCACAAAGCTGCCGTCACCCTGCAGAGAGCC gtccTGAGGTTCCTACAGCGACGGAGATCTCAGAGGATCATTCTGGCTCCGTGGAAAGACCCCAGAGGCCTGACTGATGTCAGGAGGACAGAGCTGCGTAGACAGATTGAAGAGCACGTCTCCCTTTACCCC TCCTCCGTGGTGTCACCAGAGGGAGCCCTAGAGCTCCACGAGAAAGCCCAGAGCATGCTGCAGCAGCACCTGATGACAAGAGCCTCTGATCAGGCACAGGAGCAGCACAGACAGGCCCTCCTGGCCCAGATCAACACAGACCTGGAGCTCCTGCTTAGTAAGCAAGACAGCATTTCCTACCAGTACCTCACAGCCAATGCAGTTCTGAGGACAACGTTG acgcTCCCTCTCTGA
- the tbx19 gene encoding T-box transcription factor TBX19 — MKVEGDMGNRGGTSPGARAGSECCITRLLSVVESELRAGREKGDPTEKQLKVSLEDADLWRKFKEVTNEMIVTKNGRRMFPVLKVSVSGLDPNAMYSFLLDFSPADGHRWKYVNGEWVPAGKPEPHSHSCVYIHPDSPNFGAHWMKAPVSFSKVKLTNKLNGGGQIMLNSLHKYKPQIHIVRVGGSHRMVTNISFTDTQFIAVTAYQNEEITALKIKYNPFAKAFLDAKERSHPKSLLEPPQDNQHVGIPHCGWFISNPDSLCPSGSGNFPYPGGLPLTHHHGYKHYPSLHGHRATPYPPPYLHRHHHRSPNSVSLSESLSPGTLQMFSGHETWTGVSPPGPAAMLSVPSGPNSPGVSSQYPCLWTVSSCSASSSPPGGAMSSTQCQEERANAGSASVSPCALLQRHGPTAADGVVEQANNNRVGGVSWSAVSTHSF, encoded by the exons GAAGGGAGATCCCACGGAGAAGCAGCTCAAGGTTAGCCTGGAAGATGCAGACCTCTGGAGAAAGTTTAAAGAAGTCACCAACGAGATGATTGTTACCAAGAACGGCAG ACGCATGTTCCCCGTGCTAAAGGTCAGCGTGTCCGGCCTGGACCCCAACGCCATGTACTCCTTCCTCTTGGACTTCAGCCCGGCCGACGGGCACCGCTGGAAGTACGTGAACGGGGAGTGGGTACCGGCGGGCAAACCCGAGCCTCACAGCCACAGCTGCGTTTACATCCACCCGGACTCGCCCAACTTCGGCGCCCACTGGATGAAGGCTCCCGTGTCCTTCAGCAAAGTCAAACTGACCAACAAGCTCAACGGAGGAGGACAG ATCATGCTGAATTCTCTCCATAAATACAAGCCACAAATCCACATTGTGCGTGTGGGGGGCAGCCACAGAATGGTGACCAACATCTCCTTCACCGATACCCAGTTCATCGCCGTCACAGCCTACCAGAATGAGGAG ATAACTGCTCTTAAGATCAAATATAATCCCTTTGCAAAGGCCTTCCTGGACGCTAAGGAAAG GAGTCATCCCAAGAGTCTTCTAGAACCTCCTCAAGACAATCAACATGTTGGCATACCACACt GCGGCTGGTTCATTTCAAACCCAgattctctctgtccatctggtTCTGGTAACTTCCCATACCCTGGGGGTTTGCCCCTCACCCACCACCATGGGTACAAACACTACCCCAGCCTGCATGGACACAGAGCTACACCCTATCCTCCACCTTACCTCCACCGGCACCACCACCGCAGTCCCAACTCAG TCTCCCTCTCTGAGAGTTTGAGTCCAGGTACTCTGCAGATGTTTTCGGGTCACGAGACCTGGACAGGTGTATCCCCCCCTGGGCCTGCTGCTATGCTGTCAGTGCCATCTGGCCCAAACTCCCCAGGTGTCAGCAG TCAGTATCCTTGCCTGTGGACAGTGAGTAGCTGCAGTGCATCTTCCAGTCCACCGGGGGGCGCCATGAGCTCCACCCAGTGTCAGGAGGAGCGTGCGAACGCAGGCTCCGCCTCTGTATCACCATGCGCCCTCCTGCAACGCCATGGGCCGACAGCTGCAGACGGTGTGGTGGAGCAGGCCAATAATAACAGGGTGGGTGGAGTTAGCTGGTCTGCTGTCTCCACCCATTCGTTTTGA